The following coding sequences lie in one Bacteroides helcogenes P 36-108 genomic window:
- the wecB gene encoding non-hydrolyzing UDP-N-acetylglucosamine 2-epimerase, whose translation MKKILLVFGTRPEAIKMAPLVKALQKDTAHFDTKVCVTAQHRQMLDQVLEVFEITPEYDLNIMAPNQDLYDITSKVLLGLRDVLKDFQPDVVLVHGDTTTSMAASLAAFYQQIPVGHVEAGLRTYDMLSPWPEEMNRQVTDRICTYYFAPTEKSRQNLLHENIEDEKISVTGNTVIDALLMAVDIIAHKPGVKEQLHEELRTKGYTVGNRPYVLVTGHRRENFGEGFLHICRAIKEIASLHPDMDIVYPVHLNPNVQKPVYELLSGLENVFLISPLDYLPFIYAMQHSVLLLTDSGGVQEEAPSLGKPVLVMRNTTERPEAVEAGTVKLVGTDADAIVKNVTELLRDKEVYQQMSETHNPYGDGQACERIMAALRK comes from the coding sequence ATGAAAAAGATATTGCTCGTTTTCGGAACCCGTCCCGAAGCCATCAAGATGGCTCCGCTGGTGAAAGCCTTGCAAAAGGATACGGCACATTTTGATACTAAAGTATGCGTCACTGCCCAGCACCGCCAAATGCTGGATCAGGTGCTGGAAGTATTTGAGATAACGCCCGAATACGACCTTAATATCATGGCGCCCAATCAGGACTTGTATGATATCACTTCCAAAGTGCTGTTAGGTTTGCGCGATGTCTTGAAGGACTTTCAACCTGACGTGGTACTGGTACATGGCGATACTACCACCTCGATGGCAGCTTCCCTTGCAGCTTTCTACCAACAAATTCCCGTAGGGCATGTAGAAGCCGGATTGCGTACATACGATATGCTTTCGCCTTGGCCTGAGGAAATGAACCGTCAGGTTACCGACCGAATCTGTACGTATTACTTTGCCCCCACGGAGAAGTCACGTCAGAATCTTTTGCATGAGAATATTGAGGATGAAAAGATATCTGTCACCGGCAATACGGTTATTGATGCTCTGCTGATGGCTGTCGATATCATAGCTCATAAGCCGGGTGTGAAAGAACAATTGCATGAGGAACTTCGTACAAAAGGTTATACGGTTGGCAATCGCCCATACGTATTGGTAACCGGGCATCGCCGTGAGAATTTTGGTGAAGGCTTCCTGCATATTTGCCGGGCAATTAAGGAAATCGCCTCTTTGCATCCTGATATGGATATTGTCTATCCGGTGCATCTTAATCCTAATGTTCAGAAGCCTGTTTATGAACTTCTTTCCGGTCTTGAGAATGTATTTCTTATTTCCCCGTTGGATTATCTGCCGTTTATCTATGCCATGCAGCACTCTGTGTTGCTGCTGACGGACAGTGGCGGCGTGCAGGAAGAAGCTCCCTCATTGGGAAAGCCTGTTTTGGTAATGAGAAACACTACCGAACGTCCCGAAGCTGTAGAAGCAGGTACTGTGAAGTTGGTTGGCACAGATGCCGATGCCATCGTAAAGAACGTGACGGAACTATTACGTGATAAAGAAGTCTATCAGCAGATGTCCGAAACGCACAATCCGTATGGTGATGGGCAGGCTTGCGAAAGAATAATGGCGGCGCTGAGAAAGTAA